From a region of the Mytilus galloprovincialis chromosome 3, xbMytGall1.hap1.1, whole genome shotgun sequence genome:
- the LOC143068620 gene encoding ras-related protein Rab-6A isoform X2: MTHKLTITNRILHKIKVLRHFNPFEHPYYCIKMSFAQKAMDISNNNYVRSSLLKFKLAFLGEAAVGKTSLITRFMYDSFDNTYQATIGIDFLSKTMYLEDRTIRLQLWDTAGQERFRSLIPSYIRDSSVAVVVYDITNANSFQQTSKWIDDVRTERGSDVIIMLVGNKTDLSDKRQVTSEEGERKAKELNVMFIETSAKAGYNVKQLFRRVAAALPGMEQTDKPKGENIELRPKEVLDSAEQENSGCSC; the protein is encoded by the exons atgacacataaattaacaattacaAACAGGATATTACACAAGATAAAAGTTCTTAGACATTTTAATCCATTTGAACATCCttattattgtattaaaatgaGTTTTGCTCAGAAAGCAATGGATATCTCTAACAATAATTATGTCAGGAGCTCGTTATTGAAGTTTAAGTTGGCTTTTCTTGGTGAAGCTGCAG ttGGTAAAACCTCTTTAATAACAAGATTTATGTATGACAGCTTCGACAATACCTATCAA GCTACAATTGGTATTGATTTCTTGTCCAAAACGATGTATCTAGAAGACAGAACA ATAAGATTACAATTGTGGGATACAGCTGGTCAAGAGAGATTCCGAAGTTTAATTCCTAGTTACATAAGAGATTCTTCTGTTGCAGTAGTTGTGTATGATATAACAA ATGCTAATTCTTTTCAACAGACATCTAAATGGATTGATGATGTACGAACAGAACGAGGCAGTGATGTTATAATAATGTTAGTAGGAAATAAAACAGATTTATCGGATAAAAG ACAAGTAACATCAGAAGAGGGAGAAAGGAAAGCTAAAGAATTAAATGTGATGTTTATAGAAACTAGTGCTAAAGCTGGTTATAATGTAAAACAA ttATTTAGACGAGTGGCTGCTGCATTACCTGGAATGGAACAAACAGATAAACCTAAAGGAGAGA
- the LOC143068620 gene encoding ras-related protein Rab6 isoform X1: protein MTHKLTITNRILHKIKVLRHFNPFEHPYYCIKMSFAQKAMDISNNNYVRSSLLKFKLAFLGEAAVGKTSLITRFMYDSFDNTYQATIGIDFLSKTMYLEDRTIRLQLWDTAGQERFRSLIPSYIRDSSVAVVVYDITNANSFQQTSKWIDDVRTERGSDVIIMLVGNKTDLSDKRQVTSEEGERKAKELNVMFIETSAKAGYNVKQLFRRVAAALPGMEQTDKPKGEMTEVRLKDTPSEPEAKEGGCAC, encoded by the exons atgacacataaattaacaattacaAACAGGATATTACACAAGATAAAAGTTCTTAGACATTTTAATCCATTTGAACATCCttattattgtattaaaatgaGTTTTGCTCAGAAAGCAATGGATATCTCTAACAATAATTATGTCAGGAGCTCGTTATTGAAGTTTAAGTTGGCTTTTCTTGGTGAAGCTGCAG ttGGTAAAACCTCTTTAATAACAAGATTTATGTATGACAGCTTCGACAATACCTATCAA GCTACAATTGGTATTGATTTCTTGTCCAAAACGATGTATCTAGAAGACAGAACA ATAAGATTACAATTGTGGGATACAGCTGGTCAAGAGAGATTCCGAAGTTTAATTCCTAGTTACATAAGAGATTCTTCTGTTGCAGTAGTTGTGTATGATATAACAA ATGCTAATTCTTTTCAACAGACATCTAAATGGATTGATGATGTACGAACAGAACGAGGCAGTGATGTTATAATAATGTTAGTAGGAAATAAAACAGATTTATCGGATAAAAG ACAAGTAACATCAGAAGAGGGAGAAAGGAAAGCTAAAGAATTAAATGTGATGTTTATAGAAACTAGTGCTAAAGCTGGTTATAATGTAAAACAA ttATTTAGACGAGTGGCTGCTGCATTACCTGGAATGGAACAAACAGATAAACCTAAAGGAGAGA TGACGGAGGTTAGATTAAAAGACACACCATCGGAGCCAGAAGCAAAAGAAGGAGGCTGTGCATGTTAA
- the LOC143068620 gene encoding ras-related protein Rab6 isoform X3, producing the protein MSSSGEFGNPLRKFKLVFLGEQSVGKTSLITRFMYDSFDNTYQATIGIDFLSKTMYLEDRTIRLQLWDTAGQERFRSLIPSYIRDSSVAVVVYDITNANSFQQTSKWIDDVRTERGSDVIIMLVGNKTDLSDKRQVTSEEGERKAKELNVMFIETSAKAGYNVKQLFRRVAAALPGMEQTDKPKGEMTEVRLKDTPSEPEAKEGGCAC; encoded by the exons ATGAGTTCCTCTGGGGAATTCGGGAACCCGCTGAGGAAGTTTAAATTAGTTTTTCTAGGTGAACAAAGTG ttGGTAAAACCTCTTTAATAACAAGATTTATGTATGACAGCTTCGACAATACCTATCAA GCTACAATTGGTATTGATTTCTTGTCCAAAACGATGTATCTAGAAGACAGAACA ATAAGATTACAATTGTGGGATACAGCTGGTCAAGAGAGATTCCGAAGTTTAATTCCTAGTTACATAAGAGATTCTTCTGTTGCAGTAGTTGTGTATGATATAACAA ATGCTAATTCTTTTCAACAGACATCTAAATGGATTGATGATGTACGAACAGAACGAGGCAGTGATGTTATAATAATGTTAGTAGGAAATAAAACAGATTTATCGGATAAAAG ACAAGTAACATCAGAAGAGGGAGAAAGGAAAGCTAAAGAATTAAATGTGATGTTTATAGAAACTAGTGCTAAAGCTGGTTATAATGTAAAACAA ttATTTAGACGAGTGGCTGCTGCATTACCTGGAATGGAACAAACAGATAAACCTAAAGGAGAGA TGACGGAGGTTAGATTAAAAGACACACCATCGGAGCCAGAAGCAAAAGAAGGAGGCTGTGCATGTTAA